AATTACATTTGAATATTTATAAAACTATCTATACCCGTAATTTGTGCAAAAATGGAGTGTCAGTTATATTTTGAGTCTCATTTGCGCTGGCACTCCATCAAGCTGGAAAAAGAAAAGTTCTTATATGTGCATGAATTTATATTTTATACAGCTCGTCTTAATTCGTCATTGTTGGGACTCGCATTTATCTTATGAGTTATGGCAATTACATTTGAATATTTATAAAACTATCTATACCCGTAATTTGTGCAAAAATGGAGTGTCAGTTATATTTTGAGTCTCATTTGCGCTGGCACTCCATCAAGCTGGAAAAAGAAAAGTTCTTATATGTGCGTAAATTTATAATTTATACAGCTCGTCTTAATTCGTCATTGTTGGGACTCGCATTTATCTGCCGTAAAATTTCTACAGCGACTTCTAAAGCTCGTTTGCCGTCCTTGCCTCCTACTACTGGGGGTTTCTTGTCCTTGACGCACCTTACGAAATCAGCAAGTTCTAATTTTAATGGCTCACTCTTCGGGAAGACCGGAGTCTCTCTTATTTCGACTTGTCCATCAGAATTATTTACGCAGCGGCTGATTTGCACTGTTTGAAGCTCATAATTTATAGTAATCTGGCGCTCACGTTCGACGATTTCTAACTGTCTGCATTTTTTCTCAGCACAACGACTCACTAAAATATGAGCAATTACACCATTTTGAAAAGTTATTTGAGCGTCTGCAATGTCTTCATGTTCACTGAATACGCATGAACCTGTAGCGGCAATTTTCGCAATACTCGACGGAACGAGCGACAAAATTATATCTATGTCATGAATCATTAAATCAAGGACGACTCCGACATCGTTAATTCTTGCGCTAAATGGGCCGACTCTGCGTGAATCAAGATAAACGGGCTGCGGATGAATCTGCGAAATATATCTAATTGCGCTGTTGAATCTTTCAATGTGGCCGACTTGAAGGACTAAATTTTTTCGTGTTGCAATGTCAAGCAGTTCGCCGGCCTCTTCGGGTCTGAGCGTTACAGGTTTCTCGACTAAAACATGAATCCCGGCTTCAAGTGCAGTTTTTGCGGTTTGGTAGTGCTGGCTTGTCGGTACAACGATAGAAAGCGCGTCGACTTGTTTATGATTTATAAGATCTTCAATTGAACTATATGCGGGGACTCCTAAATGTTCACCGATGAAGCGGGCGCGTTCGATGTCGCTGTCTGCAACTCCGACCAGACTGGCATCTAAAAGCTCTGTATAAATTCTTGCGTGGTGCTGGCCAAGATGTCCTACTCCTATAACGCCAATTCTTTCACTCATGATAATAAAGAATCCTTCCCAATTTTTAATTTTTCTATTAGCTATTATTCTTATCACAGAGTAAGTAATTTTTGTGGCATGAAAATACGAAATTTTTGCAGAATTATTTATGACTCTTGCTCGAAAATTTTTCTTGTATTATTATGCTTGCAAATTATGAATCAAGGGGAGAAAATTTTATCATGACGAAATCAGAATTAACCGCAAAAGTTAATGACTTAATAGCCGCATATTCCTGCAATCCTGAACTCAAGGCCGCAGCAGAAAATTATCTCAAGGCATAGGACAAAGCAAGCGCAGATAAATTAATTAAGGCTCTCGAAGAAAATGTTTGCAGCATTGATGAGACTATAGCACTTGCAGAGTCAGATATGGGCAAAAAGTTTTTCGGCGAAGAAGCAGCAGCTAATCTCGCTAAATCTTGTCATGAAGCAAAA
This window of the Synergistaceae bacterium genome carries:
- a CDS encoding Gfo/Idh/MocA family oxidoreductase — translated: MSERIGVIGVGHLGQHHARIYTELLDASLVGVADSDIERARFIGEHLGVPAYSSIEDLINHKQVDALSIVVPTSQHYQTAKTALEAGIHVLVEKPVTLRPEEAGELLDIATRKNLVLQVGHIERFNSAIRYISQIHPQPVYLDSRRVGPFSARINDVGVVLDLMIHDIDIILSLVPSSIAKIAATGSCVFSEHEDIADAQITFQNGVIAHILVSRCAEKKCRQLEIVERERQITINYELQTVQISRCVNNSDGQVEIRETPVFPKSEPLKLELADFVRCVKDKKPPVVGGKDGKRALEVAVEILRQINASPNNDELRRAV